Proteins encoded together in one Musa acuminata AAA Group cultivar baxijiao chromosome BXJ3-6, Cavendish_Baxijiao_AAA, whole genome shotgun sequence window:
- the LOC103987977 gene encoding chromophore lyase CRL, chloroplastic: MGTGTEEPSSSGGGSASRARGLAVKALVLLGGALLLKWLRKSTTRWDHARAVADSLIGEKFSREQARRDPAGYFNMRTLTCPATEMIDGSRVLYFEQAFWRTHQKPFRQRFYMVKPCPKEMKCDVQLSSYAIRDVEEYKNFCDRPKDQRPQPEEVIGDITEHLTTVHLSRCERGKRCLYEGSTPPSGYPNSWNGASYCTSELIVHKNGEVHTWDRGFDDEGNQVWGPKAGPYEFKPATPPSSYDYMFSPLNLPSVLALEKTCFHL; encoded by the exons ATGGGGACGGGCACGGAGGAGCCGAGCAGCAGCGGGGGCGGGTCCGCAAGCCGCGCGCGAGGGCTCGCCGTGAAGGCACTCGTACTGCTGGGCGGCGCATTGCTGCTTAAGTGGCTGAGGAAGTCCACCACCCGATGGGATCACGCCCGCGCCGTCGCCGATTCCCTCATCGGAGAGAAG TTCTCTCGAGAGCAGGCTCGCAGGGATCCCGCTGGCTATTTCAATATGAG AACGCTCACATGCCCAGCGACAGAGATGATAGATGGCTCAAGGGTTTTATACTTTGAGCAG GCATTTTGGAGAACTCATCAGAAACCTTTTCGACAA AGATTTTATATGGTGAAGCCTTGCCCAAAAGAGATGAAATGTGATGTTCAG TTGAGTTCTTATGCAATAAGAGATGTGGAAGAGTACAAAAACTTTTGTGACCGTCCGAAGGATCAGAGACCACAGCCTGAGGAGGTTATTGGG GATATCACAGAACATCTAACAACTGTTCATCTCTCACGATGTGAACGTGGAAAGCGCTGTTTATACGAAGGTTCAACTCCACCCAGCGGCTATCCCAATTCATGG AATGGCGCATCATACTGTACGTCTGAGCTTATAGTTCACAAGAATGGTGAAGTGCATACTTGGGACAGAGGCTTTGATGATGAAGGCAATCAG GTCTGGGGTCCAAAGGCAGGTCCTTACGAATTCAAACCTGCAACACCACCGTCAAGCTACGACTACATGTTTTCACCTTTGAACTTACCCTCTGTGTTGGCATTGGAGAAGACATGCTTTCACCTTTGA